Proteins encoded in a region of the Rhodopirellula halodulae genome:
- a CDS encoding glycosyltransferase family A protein, producing the protein MRNLSNIPRLSIVVPHGGNDAAFESSLVSVLQHRPDGCEVIVPHDGSYDDPFELGDEVRFVDSASTSVLRQIAEAAELSIGRFIHVVADGHTATENWTEAALAQFEGHETGVVVPVVRDTDSQRIEHAGWRSTATTACEMIGFDEKQVSQKTIVRVEGAFLATSFWRRDLLRSLTATYRGNDTIEASLVYGLATSDAGWRCVVATDSEMGLDLEADLVDYDLRIQQNQRRLQAIVDHYRSGGSAGWARGIQRLITTSLAGAFRPSSITAGIRRLSTPLAAKAIARTLHTEGVLSVDDNPETLPMPSMHQEPLRRAA; encoded by the coding sequence GTGCGAAATTTGTCTAACATCCCGCGTTTGTCGATCGTCGTTCCTCATGGCGGAAACGACGCGGCTTTCGAATCCTCGCTCGTAAGTGTCTTGCAACATCGACCAGATGGCTGCGAAGTGATTGTGCCCCATGACGGGAGCTATGACGACCCGTTTGAATTGGGCGATGAAGTCCGCTTCGTGGACAGCGCGTCGACGAGTGTCTTGCGTCAAATCGCAGAAGCCGCCGAGTTGTCGATCGGTCGTTTCATTCACGTGGTGGCTGATGGACACACCGCCACCGAGAACTGGACCGAAGCCGCGCTCGCGCAATTCGAGGGCCATGAGACCGGCGTCGTCGTTCCCGTGGTGCGCGACACGGACTCCCAACGCATTGAACATGCGGGTTGGCGGAGCACCGCAACGACCGCCTGCGAGATGATCGGTTTCGATGAGAAGCAGGTATCCCAAAAGACGATCGTTCGCGTGGAAGGTGCGTTCTTGGCGACCTCGTTCTGGCGGCGCGATTTGTTGCGATCTCTGACAGCCACCTACCGAGGCAACGACACCATCGAAGCCTCGCTGGTTTATGGCCTGGCAACATCGGACGCGGGTTGGCGATGCGTGGTGGCAACCGACAGCGAAATGGGCCTCGACTTAGAAGCCGATCTCGTTGACTACGACTTGCGGATTCAACAGAACCAACGTCGACTGCAAGCCATCGTTGATCACTATCGATCGGGCGGATCCGCAGGCTGGGCTCGCGGAATCCAGCGTCTGATTACGACTTCATTGGCGGGCGCGTTTCGTCCATCCAGCATCACTGCGGGAATTCGTCGCCTGTCGACACCTTTGGCGGCCAAAGCGATCGCTCGAACGCTGCACACCGAAGGCGTGTTGTCGGTCGACGACAATCCGGAAACGCTACCGATGCCATCCATGCATCAAGAACCACTGCGTCGCGCCGCTTGA
- the proB gene encoding glutamate 5-kinase: protein MNQSSDFDDRVIRQQVIDSTQCVVVKVGTRVLTTSDGKLDLQRVDRLAEQLCRIADSGRQTIMVSSGAVGAGVAKLGLSQRPTDLKSLQAIAAIGQADLIGAYEKSLQKRGRHAAQVLLTRNDLRRRSGYLHVRNALSGINELDAIAVVNENDSVAVAELKTTFGDNDRLAAQVAGLFNDALLILLTDVEGLYDGHPDETDSQRIDVVHELNDGVMAMVDDEVSTVSKGGMGGKLRASKLANSHGHPTIIGPGKDDTVLDRIFAGEAVGTLFVPPKRSLKGRRRWIGSSANVAGTLHLDAGAVHALQKKGRSLLAIGIVRVEGTFAHGNVVRLVGPDGVEFGRGLSNYRSHEVARIAGKPSEQIEWILGHRPYENVIHRNNLVLRVVPE, encoded by the coding sequence CATCGACTCCACCCAGTGTGTTGTGGTGAAAGTCGGCACTCGGGTACTCACCACTTCCGATGGAAAACTTGACCTGCAGCGTGTCGATCGACTCGCGGAACAACTCTGCCGAATCGCCGACAGTGGTCGGCAAACCATCATGGTCAGCAGCGGTGCGGTCGGTGCCGGTGTGGCCAAGTTGGGGCTGTCCCAACGTCCAACCGATCTGAAATCCCTGCAAGCGATTGCCGCGATCGGCCAAGCGGACTTGATCGGGGCCTACGAAAAGTCGTTGCAAAAACGCGGCCGGCATGCGGCTCAGGTCTTGCTGACACGCAACGACTTGCGGCGTCGCAGTGGATACCTGCACGTGCGGAACGCGCTGTCGGGGATCAATGAGCTGGATGCGATTGCCGTCGTCAACGAGAACGATTCGGTCGCGGTCGCGGAACTGAAAACGACGTTCGGCGACAATGATCGATTGGCTGCCCAAGTCGCGGGGTTGTTCAACGATGCATTGCTGATTTTATTGACCGATGTCGAAGGTCTTTACGACGGGCATCCCGACGAAACCGACAGCCAACGCATCGACGTGGTTCACGAACTCAACGACGGCGTGATGGCGATGGTGGATGACGAGGTTTCAACCGTCAGCAAAGGAGGCATGGGCGGTAAGCTTCGCGCGTCCAAGCTGGCGAACTCACACGGGCATCCCACCATCATCGGCCCCGGTAAAGACGACACGGTGCTCGATCGGATTTTCGCGGGCGAAGCCGTTGGAACCTTGTTCGTACCGCCCAAGCGGTCACTCAAAGGTCGTCGTCGCTGGATTGGCAGTTCGGCCAACGTGGCGGGAACGCTGCATCTGGATGCCGGTGCCGTGCATGCGTTGCAGAAAAAAGGCCGTAGCTTGCTGGCAATCGGCATCGTGCGCGTGGAAGGGACCTTCGCTCATGGCAACGTGGTGCGATTGGTCGGTCCGGACGGCGTCGAATTCGGGCGTGGTTTGTCCAACTACCGCAGTCACGAAGTTGCTCGCATCGCTGGCAAACCAAGCGAGCAAATCGAATGGATTCTCGGTCATCGGCCCTACGAGAACGTCATCCACCGCAACAACTTGGTGTTGCGAGTCGTTCCGGAGTAG
- a CDS encoding aldo/keto reductase: MKQVSLGHDGFSVSRLGFGGWALGGQWGMQDDSKSLAALKQAIEHGITFIDTAPGYGDGRSEQVIGEFLKTLPTSLRERIHVATKTPPSEGPWPPSPYCQWKDRYGAAYIRANVEERLKNLGVECLDLLQLHSWTAAWNDDPQPLLVLQKLRQEGKINRIGLCTPEQDQNCVIQLMRDGLVDVVQVVFNIFEQEPAAQLFPVAEETGTGVIVRVSLDEGSLTGKYAADHEFPEEDFRSGFFAGDRMERTAHRVSAIQDELKEFGLEEHYSLAATAIQFAMSPTAVDTVIVGMRNPQQVDLNVATEALPPLPAEFLQRLQLHQWRRGVWYAGK, from the coding sequence ATGAAACAAGTCTCCCTTGGCCACGATGGTTTCTCGGTTTCCCGGCTCGGTTTCGGTGGATGGGCACTTGGCGGTCAGTGGGGAATGCAGGACGACTCCAAATCCTTGGCGGCTCTCAAACAGGCGATCGAGCATGGGATCACGTTCATCGACACCGCACCGGGTTACGGTGACGGACGCAGCGAACAGGTGATCGGCGAATTCCTCAAAACACTGCCCACGTCCTTGCGGGAACGCATTCATGTGGCGACGAAAACGCCACCGTCCGAAGGCCCCTGGCCGCCAAGCCCCTATTGCCAGTGGAAGGATCGCTACGGTGCGGCTTACATCCGCGCCAATGTGGAGGAGCGTTTGAAGAACCTGGGCGTCGAGTGTTTGGATCTCTTGCAACTGCACTCTTGGACCGCGGCGTGGAACGACGACCCGCAACCGTTGCTCGTGCTTCAGAAACTTCGACAGGAAGGCAAAATCAACCGCATCGGCCTGTGCACTCCCGAGCAAGATCAAAACTGCGTGATTCAGTTGATGCGTGATGGCTTGGTGGATGTTGTTCAAGTCGTGTTCAACATCTTTGAACAGGAACCCGCCGCTCAGTTGTTTCCCGTCGCGGAAGAAACTGGCACCGGCGTTATCGTTCGTGTGTCGCTCGATGAAGGATCGTTGACCGGGAAGTATGCGGCGGACCATGAGTTTCCCGAAGAAGATTTCCGATCCGGTTTCTTCGCGGGCGATCGGATGGAGCGAACCGCCCATCGCGTGTCCGCGATCCAGGACGAGCTCAAAGAGTTCGGGTTGGAGGAACACTACTCGCTCGCGGCGACTGCGATTCAATTCGCCATGTCACCCACCGCGGTCGACACCGTCATCGTCGGCATGCGAAATCCACAACAGGTTGATCTCAACGTCGCCACCGAAGCCTTGCCGCCACTGCCCGCCGAATTCCTGCAACGACTGCAACTTCACCAATGGCGACGAGGCGTTTGGTATGCCGGGAAGTGA